In one Aromatoleum aromaticum EbN1 genomic region, the following are encoded:
- the tsf gene encoding translation elongation factor Ts has protein sequence MAEITASMVKELREKTDAPMMECKKALTEAAGDLAKAEEILRVKLGSKASKAASRVTAEGIVATWQSADGKLAALVEVNCETDFVAKNDDFLAFSAAVAELVATRNPADVAAIGALDLGGQTVEQVRTALVGKIGENITIRRFTRIDAQGAVASYIHAGAKIGVLVDLVGGSEALGKDLAMHIAAAKPKALMASEIPAELIDTERRIAIEKAREAGKPEAMLDRIADGTVQKFLKEVTLLGQPFVKDDKLTIEALLKSRNASVASFVLYIVGEGIEKKVSDFAAEVAAQAAAAAQK, from the coding sequence ATGGCGGAAATTACCGCAAGCATGGTCAAGGAACTGCGCGAGAAAACCGACGCGCCGATGATGGAGTGCAAGAAGGCGCTGACCGAAGCCGCGGGCGACCTGGCCAAGGCCGAGGAAATCCTGCGCGTCAAGCTCGGCAGCAAGGCGAGCAAGGCAGCGTCCCGCGTGACCGCCGAAGGCATCGTCGCCACTTGGCAGTCGGCCGACGGCAAGCTGGCCGCGCTGGTCGAAGTGAACTGCGAGACCGATTTCGTCGCGAAGAACGACGACTTCCTCGCGTTCTCCGCTGCGGTGGCCGAACTGGTCGCGACGCGCAATCCGGCCGATGTTGCCGCGATCGGCGCGCTCGACCTCGGCGGCCAGACGGTCGAACAGGTGCGCACCGCGCTCGTCGGCAAGATCGGCGAGAACATCACGATCCGCCGCTTCACGCGGATCGACGCGCAGGGCGCGGTGGCGAGCTATATCCACGCCGGCGCCAAGATCGGCGTGCTGGTCGACCTCGTCGGCGGCTCTGAGGCGCTCGGCAAGGATCTCGCGATGCACATCGCCGCGGCCAAGCCGAAAGCGCTGATGGCGTCCGAGATTCCGGCGGAGCTGATCGACACCGAGCGCCGCATCGCGATCGAGAAGGCGCGCGAAGCCGGCAAGCCGGAAGCGATGCTCGACAGGATCGCCGACGGCACGGTGCAGAAGTTCCTGAAGGAAGTGACGCTGCTCGGCCAGCCGTTCGTCAAGGACGACAAGCTGACGATCGAAGCCCTGCTGAAGTCGCGCAACGCGTCGGTGGCGAGCTTCGTGCTGTACATCGTCGGCGAAGGCATCGAGAAGAAAGTGTCCGACTTCGCCGCCGAAGTGGCTGCGCAAGCCGCCGCCGCGGCACAGAAGTAA